A single Pradoshia eiseniae DNA region contains:
- a CDS encoding Lar family restriction alleviation protein: MSTVELKPCPFCGGDKRGINIRPYNPFDGYNGNVPMQRVCCLACGANIMRQDVMEAIEAWNKRTENERSTKESEEKRPKEHKMADY; encoded by the coding sequence ATGAGCACAGTTGAATTGAAGCCATGTCCGTTTTGCGGTGGAGACAAGAGAGGAATAAATATCCGTCCTTATAATCCGTTTGACGGGTATAATGGAAATGTACCAATGCAGCGTGTCTGTTGCTTGGCTTGTGGAGCAAACATAATGCGTCAGGATGTTATGGAAGCAATTGAAGCGTGGAACAAGAGGACAGAAAATGAGCGAAGCACAAAAGAGAGCGAAGAAAAAAGGCCAAAAGAACATAAGATGGCTGACTATTGA
- a CDS encoding toprim domain-containing protein, which produces MSDKVIIVEGNRDRRKVLSVLDEDAEIICTNGTIGLEKLDELVDRLEGLDVYILVDADDSGEKLRKQLRREMPNAKHLYIEPVYREVEDAPRTHVADVLQRANILVKTIL; this is translated from the coding sequence ATGTCAGACAAAGTCATCATTGTAGAAGGCAATCGCGATCGCAGAAAGGTACTTTCCGTTTTGGATGAAGATGCAGAAATTATTTGCACGAACGGAACAATTGGATTGGAAAAGCTGGATGAATTAGTTGATCGGCTAGAGGGCTTGGACGTATATATTCTTGTTGATGCTGATGATAGCGGCGAGAAATTAAGAAAGCAATTACGAAGAGAGATGCCAAATGCCAAGCATTTGTATATAGAACCTGTATATAGGGAAGTCGAGGATGCTCCACGCACCCATGTGGCCGACGTTTTACAAAGAGCGAACATCCTCGTGAAAACGATTCTTTAA
- a CDS encoding thioredoxin family protein gives MKKAIYAYTPLCGTCQVAGKILDVAEEIVRDVEIDRVDLNYAKELSERYQIESVPCLILLHKEEEVDKIYAFQSVPYIVERLRDL, from the coding sequence ATGAAGAAGGCTATTTATGCATACACCCCGTTATGCGGAACTTGCCAAGTGGCAGGAAAAATATTAGATGTTGCAGAAGAGATTGTTCGCGATGTAGAAATTGATAGGGTTGACTTGAATTATGCGAAGGAGCTCTCTGAAAGATACCAAATTGAGAGTGTACCATGTCTGATCCTATTACATAAAGAAGAGGAAGTCGACAAAATATACGCCTTTCAATCCGTACCATACATTGTTGAACGGCTGCGAGATTTATAG